TTGCCAAGCTCCAGGAAATGGGTGTGAAGATGACTCCGCTTGAGTTGCCCAAAACGCCGTATGGGGCAATGAGGTCCCTGCTGCTCGCCGAAGCCGCCGCGGCTTTTGACGACTTGACGCGTTCCGGACGCGACAAGCTTCTCACCGAACAATCGCCGGATGACTGGCCAAACGCATTCCGCATTGCACGGCTTACGCCAGCAGTCGAGTACATCCAGGCAAATCGCGCGCGGATGCAGGCGATGGAGCTGTGGAAGAAGCTGTTCGAGAACATCGATGTAATCGTCGCGCCTACATTCAGTCAACAACTCGTGGCGACGAATCTCACCGGACACCCGGCGGTAATTCTGCCCAACGGATTCCGCGGGCCGGATGCGCCAAGACCTCCGCGCAAAGAGAATGGTGAAGATGATGGCGCCGGCGGCCCCGGCACCCCCGTGAGCCTCACGTTCCTCGGCTCACTTTACGGCGAGGCTAAGTTGTTGGCATTTGCAAAGGCCTATCAGGACGCCAGCGGATTTCACTTGAAACATCCGGATCTGGATGCGGCGATGGCCGAGCGCAAATCTTAAAGGAACAACAAAACGGAGCGTCCGGGCGCCCTCGCCCGGCGAACTGCGGAGTGCACCCGAACTGTTGAGTTTCGTACTCGAGCTGAGACGAATACCGTCAGCATACGCTGGCTGGCTGTTGCCGAAAAACGCCGGGCGAGGGCGCCCGGCGCTCCGTTTTTTTGTTGCATACTCAGCGCGAAGCCGTACTTGTGACCCTCCCTGGTTTGGGATACGCTTCTTCTCCTGTTCTCAGGAGGTTTCATGGCCACAACGCCAGGCACAGGGACAACCAGCCCCAATCTCGATCAGGCGCTTCAATTTGCATTCAAAGTAGTTGGCGATTTGGCTGCGGCTATGAACACGCCATTGATTTATATCGGCGACCGTCTTGGCATCTTCAAAGCGATGGCCGATGGCAAGCCCGTGAACTCGGAGGAGTTGGCGCAGAAGACTGGGCTTACCGAGCGATATCTCCGCGAGTGGATGAAGGCAATGATCGCCGCCGAATACCTCTCTTACAATCCCGATACGGGACGCGCCACTTTGTCTGCAGAACATGGGCTGGTTCTCGCTAAGGATGGCAGTCCGGTGTTCCTCATGGGGGCTGCGCAGATGATTCCCGATCACTACAGCATCATTCCTAAGATCATCGAGGCCTTCCGCAAAGGCGGTGGCGTCCCGTACACCGAGTACACGCACGATACCTTCGAAGGCACTGAACGTCTATTTGAAACCGGGTACAACAACTTTCTCACTTCCACTTGGATTCCAGCGATGCCGGCAGTACATAGCAAGCTACAAGCCGGAGCCAAGGTAGCGGACGTGGGCTGCGGACGCGGTAAAGCCCTGCTCAACATGGCAAAGGCATTTCAGAAGTCGCAATTCGTGGGTTATGACAACTACGGTCCCAACATCGCCTACTCGAATTCGCTCGCGGCCAAAGAAGGAGTTGCGGATCATCTGCGCTTTGAGGAACGTTCGGCGAACCTGCTGCCGCAGTCCGGCGACTTCGATCTGATAATGACGTGCGACTGCCTGCATGACATGGTCTCGCCAGAGACATGCGCGCGTTCCATTTATGGTGCGCTGAAAGCAGATGGCACCTGGTTCTGCATCGAGCCCAATGTGCGCGACAAGGTGGAAGACAATATCAATCCGCTGGGAAAGCTTTTTTACTCCGTAAGCACCTTGCAGTGCATGACCTGTTCGCTGGCTTACGGCGGAGCAGGATACGGGGCCGGAATGGGAGAGGGAAATGCGCGTCGCGTGGCGCAGCTTGCGGGCTTTACCCAGTTCAAGAAGCTTGCACTGGAAAATCCGTTCAATCAGTTTTTTGAGATCAAAAAGTAGGTTCTGTCATCTCGATTTGAAGTCTATTGGCTGTCATCCTGAGTGGAAAACTCTTCACTCCCGCGACGCCTTCTCAAGTGCCACCTTCTCCTGCAACAGCACAGCGAGAGCACCAACGTCATTCTTGCGCTCAGCCTCTGCGATGTTAGTGTTCAACTCGCGTTTGCGACGTTCCATTCGTCGCCTTCGCAGTGCCTCGATCGCCGACTCGACCAATTCTTGCGTGATCTCATCTGACTCCTGCATCAGTATCTGGGCGAGTAGGCGCTGATCCGATTCCGATCCAGTGGAGCCCTCCATCGGAGAGAGCAGCCATTCCAGCAGAATCTGCGATGGAAGTCCATCAATCAGGGCTTCAGCCGACAATACATCCGTCGTTGCCGTGCGCAAGTAATCCAGCTCGGGCAATGCATCAGGTGCGAGCAGGCGCACAATGATCTTTTCCGCTTCGCTGATCTGCGGATCGGCTGGTGCCTTGAACGCCGCACCGCGATTCGTCGCCGCATGACGAAGCTCCTGCCGCACCAGCGCCGAGTCGATGCCTAATCGCTGCGCAACGTCGTTCGCCAGTTCGTCGCGCACGATCGCCTGTGGCACTCGCCTGATGTAAGGCAGCAGGTAATTCACCGCCTTCGCTTTTCCCTCTGGAGTCTTCACCGGAAAAGTGCTGATCGCGCGACCGATGAGATACGGAAAATACTTGGGCGCCTGCATTAGGGCGTCGGCGTATGCCTTCGCGCCCTTGCGGCGGATGAACAAATCGGGATCGAAGCCAGATTCGAGTGTCAGCACCTTAATATCGAACTCTTCCTCAATCAGCATCGAGAGCGATCGCTCAGTGGCCGCCGCTCCCGCCGTATCAGGATCGAAGTTGACGACCGCCTGCTTTGTGAATCGGCTCAGCAACCGGACTTGTGCTTCAGAAAAAGCCGTTCCCGAAGTGGCAATCACATTCTGGAAGCCGGCCGTGAACACAGAAATGCAGTCGACGTTTCCCTCGACCAGAATCGCGTATCCAAGATGACGGATCGCCTCTTTGGCTTTGTCCAGATTGAAGAGCACCCGGCCTTTGGAATAGATCGGCGTCTCCGGCGAGTTCAGATACTTAGGCCCAGCCTTTTCA
This region of Terriglobales bacterium genomic DNA includes:
- a CDS encoding class I SAM-dependent methyltransferase, with the translated sequence MATTPGTGTTSPNLDQALQFAFKVVGDLAAAMNTPLIYIGDRLGIFKAMADGKPVNSEELAQKTGLTERYLREWMKAMIAAEYLSYNPDTGRATLSAEHGLVLAKDGSPVFLMGAAQMIPDHYSIIPKIIEAFRKGGGVPYTEYTHDTFEGTERLFETGYNNFLTSTWIPAMPAVHSKLQAGAKVADVGCGRGKALLNMAKAFQKSQFVGYDNYGPNIAYSNSLAAKEGVADHLRFEERSANLLPQSGDFDLIMTCDCLHDMVSPETCARSIYGALKADGTWFCIEPNVRDKVEDNINPLGKLFYSVSTLQCMTCSLAYGGAGYGAGMGEGNARRVAQLAGFTQFKKLALENPFNQFFEIKK
- the dnaG gene encoding DNA primase — protein: MATASTFSQDLKQQADIVRIIGDYIPLKKAGAQNFTGLCPFHKEKSPSFSVHATRQFFHCFGCGASGDVFTFVQKIENITFPEAIRRVAEKLDIPVPRQTYSGPGEALEAKQRGVLLDMHERACAFFEEQLRRPEGARAREYLGGRGLTEETLRRFRIGFAPDSGFLLRDRLRGMAEEEILKLSGLMSWKQEENQNTNAPGAAPSAGNVTALYSKFRNRVMFPICNEQGKVIAFTGRTLDTNEKAGPKYLNSPETPIYSKGRVLFNLDKAKEAIRHLGYAILVEGNVDCISVFTAGFQNVIATSGTAFSEAQVRLLSRFTKQAVVNFDPDTAGAAATERSLSMLIEEEFDIKVLTLESGFDPDLFIRRKGAKAYADALMQAPKYFPYLIGRAISTFPVKTPEGKAKAVNYLLPYIRRVPQAIVRDELANDVAQRLGIDSALVRQELRHAATNRGAAFKAPADPQISEAEKIIVRLLAPDALPELDYLRTATTDVLSAEALIDGLPSQILLEWLLSPMEGSTGSESDQRLLAQILMQESDEITQELVESAIEALRRRRMERRKRELNTNIAEAERKNDVGALAVLLQEKVALEKASRE